From Pseudomonas poae, the proteins below share one genomic window:
- a CDS encoding MFS transporter has product MRTHDVHSIIDNAPFNRFHWLVVSLCALLLIFDGYDLFIYGVVLPSIMREWGLTPLQAGALGSYALFGMMFGALIFGTLADRFGRKKGIVVCFALFSIATVVNGFASSPTEFGICRFFAGLGCGGLMPNAAALINEYAPKKFRSTLMAFMFSGYSLGGMFAACVGIFMLPAYGWQSMFFVAVIPLLLLPLIVYKLPESIGFLIRQGRHDQARALLNRLSPHTAIQADDELLVTDSKSKGASVVELFRHGLAVRTAMIWTAFFCCLLMVYALSSWLPKLMAGAGYSLGSSLSFLIALNLGGMAGAIVGGRLGDRLNLTTVTICFFVAGVVSISLLGINSPMPVLYLLIFIAGATTIGTQILLYAGAAQLYGLSIRATGLGWASGIGRNGAIVGPLLGGALMAIELPLQLNFMAFAIPGAIAALAMTLFALNERRTRVVLPTAQAL; this is encoded by the coding sequence ATGCGTACCCATGATGTTCATTCAATTATTGATAATGCGCCGTTCAACCGCTTTCACTGGCTGGTCGTGAGCCTGTGCGCCTTGCTGTTGATCTTTGACGGTTATGACTTGTTTATCTACGGCGTGGTACTGCCGTCGATCATGCGCGAGTGGGGGCTGACCCCCTTGCAGGCCGGGGCCCTGGGCAGCTATGCGCTGTTTGGCATGATGTTCGGCGCGTTGATCTTCGGCACCCTGGCCGACCGCTTTGGGCGCAAGAAGGGCATCGTGGTGTGCTTCGCGCTGTTCAGTATCGCCACGGTGGTCAACGGCTTTGCCAGTAGCCCCACCGAGTTCGGCATTTGCCGGTTTTTCGCCGGGCTTGGCTGTGGCGGGTTGATGCCCAACGCAGCCGCGCTGATCAACGAATATGCACCGAAGAAGTTTCGCAGCACCTTGATGGCCTTCATGTTCAGCGGCTATTCGCTGGGCGGCATGTTCGCCGCGTGTGTGGGGATTTTCATGCTGCCGGCCTATGGCTGGCAGTCGATGTTTTTTGTCGCGGTGATCCCGCTGCTGCTGTTGCCGTTGATTGTGTACAAGCTGCCCGAGTCCATCGGCTTTCTGATCCGTCAGGGCCGGCATGACCAGGCACGGGCGCTGCTCAATCGCCTGTCGCCGCACACCGCGATCCAGGCCGATGACGAACTGCTGGTCACCGACAGCAAAAGCAAGGGCGCCTCAGTGGTGGAGCTGTTCCGCCATGGCCTGGCCGTGCGCACGGCAATGATCTGGACCGCGTTTTTCTGCTGCTTGCTGATGGTCTACGCCTTGAGTTCGTGGCTGCCCAAACTGATGGCGGGCGCCGGTTACAGCCTGGGGTCGAGCCTGTCGTTCCTGATTGCGCTGAACCTGGGTGGCATGGCCGGGGCGATTGTCGGCGGGCGCTTGGGCGACCGGCTGAACCTGACCACCGTGACCATCTGTTTCTTTGTCGCCGGGGTGGTGTCGATCAGCCTGTTGGGCATCAACAGCCCGATGCCGGTGCTGTACCTGCTGATCTTTATCGCGGGCGCTACCACCATCGGCACGCAAATCCTGCTGTATGCCGGGGCGGCGCAGCTGTATGGCCTGTCAATCCGCGCTACCGGCCTGGGCTGGGCCTCCGGCATCGGGCGCAATGGCGCGATTGTCGGTCCGCTCTTGGGCGGCGCGCTGATGGCGATTGAACTGCCCCTGCAACTGAATTTCATGGCCTTTGCGATTCCCGGCGCTATTGCGGCGCTGGCCATGACCCTGTTCGCCCTGAATGAACGGCGCACCCGTGTGGTTTTGCCGACCGCCCAGGCGCTATGA
- a CDS encoding 1,6-dihydroxycyclohexa-2,4-diene-1-carboxylate dehydrogenase, translating to MHPRFHNKVALVTGAAQGIGRRVAERLLEEGAWLVAVDRSELVHELQHERALILTADLEQHAECARLMAAARARFGRIDILVNNVGGTIWAKPFEHYAEGEIEAEVRRSLFPTLWCCHCVVPYMLEQGSGAIVNVSSVATRGVNRVPYGAAKGGVNALTACLALETAGSGIRVNATAPGGTEAPPRRIPRNSQPQSEQERVWYQQIVDQTLDSSPMKRYGSIDEQAGAILFLASDEASYITGVTLPVGGGDLG from the coding sequence ATGCACCCACGTTTTCACAACAAGGTCGCGCTGGTCACCGGCGCGGCGCAGGGCATCGGCCGGCGGGTCGCCGAACGTTTGCTGGAGGAGGGCGCCTGGCTCGTCGCGGTCGATCGTTCGGAGCTTGTGCATGAATTGCAGCACGAACGGGCGCTGATTCTCACCGCTGACCTGGAACAGCACGCCGAGTGTGCGCGGCTGATGGCTGCGGCCCGGGCGCGGTTCGGGCGCATCGATATTCTGGTCAACAACGTCGGCGGCACTATTTGGGCCAAGCCCTTCGAGCACTACGCCGAAGGGGAGATCGAAGCCGAAGTGCGCCGTTCGTTGTTTCCGACGCTGTGGTGCTGCCATTGCGTAGTGCCCTACATGCTGGAGCAGGGGAGCGGCGCCATCGTCAATGTGTCCTCGGTGGCCACACGCGGGGTCAACCGCGTGCCCTATGGCGCGGCCAAGGGCGGGGTAAATGCCCTGACCGCCTGCCTGGCGCTGGAAACCGCCGGCAGCGGCATCCGCGTCAACGCTACCGCGCCCGGCGGCACCGAGGCACCGCCGCGCCGTATCCCGCGCAACAGCCAGCCGCAGAGCGAGCAGGAGCGGGTCTGGTACCAGCAGATCGTCGACCAGACCCTCGACAGCAGCCCGATGAAGCGCTACGGCAGCATCGACGAACAGGCCGGCGCGATTCTGTTCCTGGCCTCTGACGAAGCCTCCTACATCACCGGCGTGACCTTGCCGGTAGGAGGTGGAGACCTCGGCTGA
- the benC gene encoding benzoate 1,2-dioxygenase electron transfer component BenC: MRYAIALNFEDGVTRFIDCKVGEKVLDAAFRQRINLPMDCSDGVCGTCKCRCETGAYDLGDDYIEDALSQDEAQERQVLTCQMVPQSDCVIAVPLPSSACKTGTAQFAARLTSIVRHADAALEVSFELDQAPVFLPGQYVNIGVPDSGQTRSYSFSSRPGDRRASFLIKHVPGGLMSGWLERAHPGDSVSMSGPLGSFYLREVARPLLLLAGGTGLAPFLSMLEVLAQRGESRPITLIYGVTRDQDLVLVEALQAFTARLPGLSLVTCVADPHTVHPRQGYVTQHMPDQALNGGEVDVYLCGPPPMVDAVRQHFKQQGVTPASFHYEKFTPNAIASSDAA, from the coding sequence ATGCGCTATGCCATTGCCCTGAACTTCGAGGATGGGGTGACCCGTTTCATCGACTGCAAGGTCGGTGAAAAGGTCCTCGATGCCGCCTTCCGCCAACGCATCAACCTGCCCATGGACTGCTCGGACGGCGTGTGCGGCACCTGCAAATGCCGCTGCGAAACCGGCGCTTATGACCTGGGTGACGACTATATCGAAGACGCCCTCAGCCAGGACGAAGCCCAGGAGCGCCAGGTGCTGACCTGCCAGATGGTGCCGCAGTCCGATTGCGTGATTGCCGTGCCGCTGCCTTCCAGCGCCTGCAAGACCGGCACCGCGCAGTTTGCCGCGAGGCTTACGAGCATTGTCCGGCATGCCGATGCCGCGCTGGAGGTGAGTTTCGAGCTGGATCAGGCGCCGGTGTTTCTGCCTGGCCAGTACGTGAACATCGGCGTGCCCGACAGCGGGCAGACGCGCTCGTATTCGTTCAGCAGCCGCCCTGGTGACCGCCGTGCGAGCTTTCTGATCAAGCACGTGCCCGGCGGTTTGATGAGCGGCTGGCTGGAGCGCGCCCACCCGGGCGACAGCGTGTCGATGAGCGGGCCTTTGGGCAGTTTCTACCTGCGTGAAGTCGCACGGCCGCTGTTGTTGCTGGCCGGCGGCACCGGCCTGGCGCCGTTTCTGTCGATGCTTGAGGTGCTCGCGCAGCGTGGTGAAAGCCGCCCGATCACGCTGATCTACGGCGTGACGCGGGATCAGGACCTGGTGTTGGTCGAGGCGCTGCAGGCGTTCACTGCGCGCTTGCCCGGGTTGAGCCTGGTGACCTGCGTGGCCGACCCGCACACCGTCCACCCGCGCCAGGGCTATGTGACCCAGCACATGCCCGATCAGGCGCTCAACGGCGGCGAGGTCGACGTGTACCTGTGCGGCCCGCCGCCGATGGTCGACGCGGTGCGCCAGCACTTCAAGCAGCAAGGCGTGACCCCGGCCAGTTTCCATTACGAGAAGTTCACCCCTAACGCCATCGCCAGCAGCGATGCGGCCTGA
- the benB gene encoding benzoate 1,2-dioxygenase small subunit, with product MSLPRDRLLDFLYREARLLDDRQWDEWLACYSPKVEFWMPAWDDHDTLTEDPQSEISLIYYPSRDGLEDRIFRIKTERSSASTPEPRTVHMLTNLEVLADDGAQVELRFNWQTLSHRYKTTDSYFGTSFYRLDTRAEQPLITRKKVVLKNDYIHQVIDIYHI from the coding sequence ATGAGCCTGCCCCGTGACCGCCTGCTGGACTTTCTCTACCGCGAGGCGCGCCTGCTGGACGACCGCCAATGGGATGAATGGCTGGCGTGCTACTCGCCCAAGGTGGAGTTCTGGATGCCCGCCTGGGACGACCACGACACCCTCACCGAAGACCCGCAAAGCGAAATCTCGCTGATCTACTACCCCAGCCGTGACGGCCTGGAAGACCGCATCTTCCGGATCAAGACCGAGCGCTCCAGCGCCAGTACGCCCGAGCCGCGCACCGTGCACATGCTCACCAACCTCGAAGTGCTGGCCGACGACGGCGCGCAAGTGGAGTTGCGGTTCAACTGGCAGACCCTCAGCCATCGCTACAAGACCACGGACAGCTATTTCGGCACCTCTTTCTACCGCCTTGATACCCGCGCCGAACAGCCGCTGATCACGCGCAAGAAAGTCGTGTTGAAAAACGACTACATCCACCAGGTCATCGACATCTACCACATCTGA
- a CDS encoding Rieske 2Fe-2S domain-containing protein yields MISTLDRLANQLRESVQEDPATGVFRCRRDIFTDPALFALEMQHIFEGGWLYLAHESQVPEVNDYFTTWIGRQPVVITRDKQGSLHGLVNACAHRGAMLCRRKQGNKGSFTCPFHGWTFSNAGKLLKVKDAKTGAYPDSFDCDGSHDLTRLARFENYRGFLFGSLGEDVPELSDYLGETRVIIDQMVDQAPLGLEVLRGSSSYVYDGNWKLQIENGADGYHVSSVHWNYSATMGRRNYAAEGTRTVDANGWSKSLGGVYAFDHGHILLWTRLLNPEVRPVHAHRAELAERLGQARADFIVDQTRNLCLYPNVYLMDQFSTQIRVVRPIAVDKTEVTIYCMAPIGESAQERATRIRQYEDFFNVSGMGTPDDLEEFRACQTGYQGASSLWNDLSHGAKQWVDGPDENALAMGMHPQLSGVKTEDEGLFVRQHAHWAQSLQRAIQREQQGLIASDREVQP; encoded by the coding sequence ATGATCAGCACACTCGACCGCCTCGCCAACCAATTGCGCGAGTCCGTTCAGGAAGATCCCGCTACCGGGGTTTTCCGTTGCCGCCGCGACATCTTCACCGACCCCGCGCTGTTCGCCCTGGAAATGCAGCATATCTTCGAGGGCGGTTGGCTGTACCTGGCCCACGAGAGCCAGGTGCCCGAGGTCAACGACTACTTCACCACCTGGATCGGCCGCCAGCCCGTGGTCATCACCCGTGACAAACAGGGCAGCCTGCATGGGCTGGTCAACGCCTGCGCGCACCGCGGCGCCATGCTGTGCCGGCGCAAACAGGGCAACAAAGGCTCGTTTACCTGCCCGTTTCACGGCTGGACATTCAGCAACGCCGGCAAGCTGCTCAAGGTCAAGGATGCAAAGACCGGGGCTTATCCGGACAGCTTCGACTGCGACGGTTCCCATGACCTCACACGCCTGGCGCGCTTTGAAAACTACCGTGGCTTCCTGTTCGGCAGCCTCGGTGAAGACGTGCCGGAACTCAGCGATTACCTGGGAGAAACCCGCGTGATCATCGACCAGATGGTTGACCAGGCACCGCTGGGTCTGGAGGTGCTGCGCGGCAGCTCATCGTATGTGTACGACGGCAACTGGAAGTTGCAGATCGAGAACGGCGCCGACGGCTACCACGTCAGCTCCGTGCACTGGAACTACTCGGCGACCATGGGCCGGCGCAATTACGCGGCGGAAGGCACGCGTACCGTCGACGCCAATGGCTGGTCGAAAAGCCTGGGTGGCGTCTATGCCTTCGATCACGGGCATATCCTGCTGTGGACGCGCCTGCTCAACCCCGAAGTACGCCCGGTGCACGCACACCGCGCCGAGCTGGCCGAACGCCTGGGCCAGGCGCGTGCCGACTTTATCGTCGACCAGACCCGCAACCTGTGCCTCTACCCCAATGTGTACCTGATGGACCAGTTTTCCACGCAGATCCGTGTGGTGCGGCCGATTGCGGTCGACAAGACCGAAGTGACGATCTACTGCATGGCGCCTATCGGCGAAAGCGCCCAGGAGCGGGCGACGCGCATCCGCCAGTACGAGGATTTTTTCAACGTCAGCGGCATGGGCACCCCGGATGACCTGGAAGAGTTCCGCGCTTGCCAGACCGGTTACCAGGGCGCGAGCAGCTTGTGGAATGACCTTAGCCATGGCGCCAAACAGTGGGTCGATGGGCCCGACGAGAACGCCCTGGCGATGGGCATGCACCCGCAACTCAGCGGGGTTAAAACCGAAGACGAAGGCTTGTTTGTGCGCCAGCATGCGCACTGGGCCCAGAGCCTGCAGCGGGCGATCCAGCGCGAACAACAAGGGCTGATCGCCAGCGACCGCGAGGTGCAGCCATGA
- a CDS encoding AraC family transcriptional regulator, with translation MTVLLSERSQIFQRADAYAVSDYVNQHVGSHCIRLPPKGRPQASISHRTFSSLDLCRISYGAPVRVTSVALQTIYHLQILLTGHCRSNSRGVEHVFGPGEILLINPDDPVDLTYSADCEKFIIKLPVRLLENACLEQHWSLPPAGIRFATARHALSEMDGFLQLLGLICHEAENAAEPQMQGLYERIVANKLLALLANNVLRVIPQPAQGGGFEAVREFIEQHLAEDISVEQLMAVAKVSERSLYSLFERQVGVSPRDYVRRRKLERVHARLQLSTARSVTEVALDHGFMHLGRFSEAYRKRFGELPSQTWKRHR, from the coding sequence ATGACCGTGCTATTGAGTGAGCGCAGCCAGATATTCCAGCGTGCCGATGCCTACGCGGTATCGGACTACGTCAACCAGCATGTGGGCAGCCACTGTATCCGCCTGCCGCCAAAAGGTCGGCCGCAGGCGAGCATCAGCCATCGCACCTTCTCCAGCCTGGACTTGTGCCGCATCAGCTACGGCGCGCCGGTACGGGTCACGTCGGTGGCGCTGCAAACCATCTATCACTTGCAGATCCTGCTGACCGGCCATTGCCGTTCCAATTCACGCGGTGTGGAGCATGTGTTCGGGCCGGGGGAGATCCTGCTGATCAACCCGGATGACCCGGTTGACCTGACCTATTCCGCCGACTGCGAAAAATTCATCATCAAGTTACCGGTGCGCCTGCTGGAAAACGCCTGCCTTGAGCAGCATTGGAGCCTGCCGCCGGCGGGCATCCGTTTTGCGACGGCACGCCATGCGCTCAGCGAAATGGATGGTTTCCTGCAATTACTGGGGCTGATCTGCCATGAGGCGGAAAACGCCGCCGAGCCGCAAATGCAGGGCCTGTATGAGCGCATCGTGGCGAACAAGCTGCTGGCACTGCTGGCCAACAACGTGTTGCGGGTGATCCCCCAGCCGGCTCAAGGCGGCGGCTTTGAGGCGGTGCGCGAGTTTATCGAGCAGCACCTGGCCGAGGACATCAGCGTCGAACAACTGATGGCGGTCGCCAAGGTCAGCGAGCGCTCGCTGTATAGCCTGTTTGAGCGCCAGGTCGGCGTGTCTCCGCGTGACTACGTGCGTCGACGCAAACTCGAACGGGTGCACGCACGCCTGCAACTGAGCACTGCGCGCAGCGTGACCGAGGTGGCGCTGGACCATGGCTTCATGCACCTGGGGCGCTTCAGCGAGGCCTATCGCAAACGCTTCGGCGAGCTGCCGTCGCAGACCTGGAAGCGCCATCGCTAA
- a CDS encoding ABC transporter ATP-binding protein yields the protein MPLRVLFNRLSAFTVQARRALGLVWDTSRPLFMGLLLATIIAGLLPALAAWIGQRIVDGVVHAMQIHAAGSQAPVWPVMRYVLAEAGVLALLAAAQRALSMQQSLLRVQLGVKVNLMILEKAQTLSLLQFEDAEFHDKLVRVRQGASTRPLSLVTKGLGLVQNLISLISFAVLLVHFSPWALVILVVGALPVFFAETHFSGNAFRLFHRRAPETRQQNYLESLLSHEAHAKEVKLFGLAPLFLKRYRDNAQRLYTEDRQLTVRRDAWGFALGLLGTAAFYLAYAWVVLDTVRGQTSLGQMTMYIVLFKQGQSAITASLSAIAGLYDDSLFLSDLYEYLETPVVVPRGRLTQGVRPGDGLRCEQVGFSYPNAEQPALSNINLHLAPGQSLALVGENGSGKTSLIKLLTRLYTPDEGRILLDGSDLQDWDEHTLQQRIGVIFQDYIRYQMSVGENLGVGDVEALNDEARWRTAATQGVAAEFIERLSNAYATQLGRWLGGQELSGGQWQKVALSRAYMRQEADLLILDEPTAALDAGAEAAVFEHFREHAKGRMTLLISHRFSSVRNADHIIVLDGGRILEEGNHAQLMAAGGRYAELFDVQARGYR from the coding sequence ATGCCATTGAGGGTGCTGTTCAATCGATTGAGCGCGTTTACCGTCCAGGCGCGCCGGGCGCTTGGGTTGGTGTGGGACACCTCGCGCCCGTTATTCATGGGGCTATTGCTGGCCACGATCATTGCCGGTCTGTTGCCGGCGTTGGCTGCCTGGATCGGCCAGCGCATTGTCGATGGCGTGGTCCACGCCATGCAGATTCATGCCGCCGGCAGCCAGGCGCCGGTCTGGCCGGTGATGCGCTATGTGCTGGCCGAGGCGGGTGTGCTGGCGCTGCTGGCCGCCGCGCAACGCGCCTTGTCGATGCAGCAATCGTTGTTGCGGGTGCAGTTGGGGGTGAAGGTCAACCTGATGATTCTGGAAAAAGCCCAGACTCTGTCGCTGCTGCAATTCGAAGACGCCGAGTTTCACGACAAGCTGGTGCGCGTGCGCCAAGGCGCGTCGACCCGGCCGCTGAGTCTGGTCACAAAGGGCTTGGGCCTGGTGCAAAACCTTATCTCGCTGATCAGCTTTGCCGTGCTGTTGGTGCATTTTTCGCCGTGGGCGCTGGTGATTCTGGTAGTCGGTGCGTTGCCGGTGTTCTTCGCCGAGACGCATTTTTCGGGCAATGCGTTCCGCCTGTTCCACCGGCGTGCGCCGGAGACCCGCCAGCAGAATTACCTGGAATCGCTGCTGTCCCACGAAGCCCATGCCAAGGAGGTCAAGCTGTTTGGCCTGGCGCCGTTGTTCCTGAAGCGCTACCGCGACAACGCCCAGCGCTTGTATACCGAGGACCGCCAATTAACGGTGCGCCGCGACGCCTGGGGCTTTGCCTTGGGCCTGCTGGGCACTGCAGCGTTTTACCTGGCTTACGCCTGGGTGGTGTTGGACACCGTGCGCGGCCAGACCAGCCTGGGCCAGATGACCATGTACATCGTGCTGTTCAAACAAGGGCAAAGCGCGATTACCGCCAGCCTCAGCGCGATTGCCGGTTTGTATGACGATAGTTTGTTCCTGTCGGACCTTTATGAGTACCTCGAAACCCCCGTGGTAGTGCCGCGTGGCCGGCTTACCCAGGGCGTGCGTCCAGGGGATGGCCTGCGCTGTGAGCAGGTGGGGTTCAGCTACCCCAATGCCGAGCAGCCGGCGCTGAGCAACATCAACCTGCACCTGGCGCCGGGGCAAAGCCTGGCGTTGGTGGGCGAGAATGGTTCGGGCAAGACCAGCCTGATCAAACTGCTGACGCGTCTTTATACCCCGGACGAAGGTCGAATCCTGCTGGATGGCAGCGACCTGCAAGACTGGGATGAACACACGCTGCAGCAACGCATCGGGGTGATTTTCCAGGATTACATCCGCTATCAGATGAGCGTCGGTGAAAACCTCGGGGTGGGCGATGTCGAGGCGTTGAACGACGAGGCGCGCTGGCGCACGGCTGCGACTCAAGGGGTGGCCGCCGAATTCATCGAGCGCCTGAGCAATGCCTATGCAACGCAATTGGGGCGCTGGCTTGGCGGGCAGGAACTGTCTGGCGGGCAATGGCAGAAGGTCGCCTTGTCACGCGCTTATATGCGTCAGGAGGCAGACCTGCTGATTCTTGACGAGCCGACTGCCGCGCTGGATGCCGGGGCGGAGGCGGCAGTGTTCGAGCACTTTCGTGAGCATGCCAAGGGGCGCATGACCCTGTTGATTTCCCATCGCTTCTCCAGCGTGCGCAATGCCGACCACATCATCGTGCTGGACGGTGGGCGGATTCTGGAGGAGGGCAACCACGCTCAACTGATGGCGGCGGGCGGGCGGTATGCCGAGTTGTTCGATGTTCAGGCGCGGGGGTATCGCTAG